One Acidobacteriota bacterium genomic window carries:
- the trxA gene encoding thioredoxin, with product MAGNTLEFTDKNFQQDVLEAKIPVLVDFWAPWCGPCRMVAPIIEQIATDYAGRVKVGKVNVDENMQTADRYSIRSIPTLLIFKDGKVADQMVGASSKDNIGRLLDKHL from the coding sequence ATGGCGGGCAACACCCTCGAGTTTACCGACAAAAACTTCCAGCAGGACGTGCTGGAAGCCAAAATTCCGGTGCTGGTGGATTTCTGGGCGCCATGGTGCGGGCCGTGCCGGATGGTGGCCCCGATCATCGAACAGATCGCGACCGACTACGCCGGCCGGGTCAAGGTGGGCAAGGTCAACGTCGACGAGAACATGCAGACCGCCGACCGGTACAGCATCCGCAGCATCCCCACGCTGCTGATCTTCAAGGACGGCAAAGTCGCCGACCAGATGGTGGGCGCGTCATCCAAGGACAACATCGGCCGCCTGCTGGACAAGCACCTGTAA